From Macaca mulatta isolate MMU2019108-1 chromosome 1, T2T-MMU8v2.0, whole genome shotgun sequence, the proteins below share one genomic window:
- the SLC66A1 gene encoding lysosomal amino acid transporter 1 homolog isoform X5 yields the protein MLAKLPEGGPSRRKGVFPWEARVPSRSCGQAELGLPIRKALSSHVGPESSDCPGIRRNQSHLFTAESRFVLTAGTDHQLIGTSWARSFPGSFAHLFCHCQSYTAVYYVMADLVMLTLYFYYKFRKRPSPLSAPINSMLLFLMGTACATPLLSAAGPVAAPREGFRGRALLSVEPGSKPFTRQEIIGFVIGSVSSVLYLLSRLPQIRTNARCGLPARLQETHVCLGGVGVQGKFLRKSTQGISYSLFALVMLGNTLYGLSVLLKNPEEGQSEGSYLLHHLPWLVGSLGVLLLDTIISIQFLVYRRSAAASELEPLLLPS from the exons ATGCTGGCGAAGCTTCCAGAGGGTGGGCCCTCGAGGAGGAAAGGCGTTTTTCCGTGGGAGGCCCGGGTGCCATCCCGCTCCTGTGggcaggcagagctggggctCCCAATCAGGAAGGCATTGTCCTCCCACGTGGGACCAGAAAGTTCTGACTGCCCCGGCATCAGGCGAAACCAGAGCCATCTCTTCACCGCGGAGTCCCGCTTTGTCCTGACTGCTGGCACTGACCACCAGCTCATTGGCACTTCCTGGGCTAGATCCTTTCCTGGGTCTTTTGCCCACCTGTTCTGTCATTGCCAG TCCTACACAGCTGTGTATTACGTCATGGCAGACCTGGTGATGCTGACGCTGTACTTTTACTACAAGTTCAGGAAACGCCCCTCTCCCT TGTCTGCCCCCATCAACTCCATGCTGCTATTCCTCATGGGGACGGCGTGCGCCACACCGCTGCTGAGCGCTGCTGGGCCCGTGGCTGCCCCGAGGGAAGGCTTCCGGGGACGGGCGCTCCTGTCCGTGGAGCCGGGCAGCAAG CCCTTCACCCGGCAGGAAATCATCGGCTTCGTCATCGGCTCCGTCTCCAGTGTGTTGTACCTGCTCTCCCGGCTGCCTCAGATCCGCACCAAC GCGCGATGTGGCCTGCCAGCCAGGCTGCAAGAGACCCATGTGTGTCTTGGAGGAGTAGGAGTTCAGGGGAAG TTCCTCCGGAAGTCCACCCAGGGGATCTCCTACTCGCTGTTTGCGCTGGTGATGCTGGGGAACACGCTGTATGGGCTGAGCGTGCTGCTCAAAAACCCCGAGGAGGGCCAGAGCGAGGGCAGCTACCTGCTGCACCACCTGCCCTGGCTTGTAGGCAGCCTGGGCGTGCTGCTGCTCGACACCATC ATCTCCATCCAGTTCCTGGTGTACAGGCGCAGCGCCGCCGCCTCGGAGCTtgagcccctcctcctccccagctgA
- the SLC66A1 gene encoding lysosomal amino acid transporter 1 homolog isoform X8, producing MVWKKLGSRNFSSCPNGSIQWIWDVLGECAQDGWDEASVGLGLISILCFAASTFPQFIKAYKMGNMDQALSLWFLLGWIGGDSCNLIGSFLADQLPLQSYTAVYYVMADLVMLTLYFYYKFRKRPSPLSAPINSMLLFLMGTACATPLLSAAGPVAAPREGFRGRALLSVEPGSKPFTRQEIIGFVIGSVSSVLYLLSRLPQIRTNFLRKSTQGISYSLFALVMLGNTLYGLSVLLKNPEEGQSEGSYLLHHLPWLVGSLGVLLLDTIISIQFLVYRRSAAASELEPLLLPS from the exons ATGGTCTGGAAGAAACTGGGCTCCCGCAACTTCTCCAGCTGCCCTAATGGCTCCATCCAGTGGATATGGGATGTGCTGGGTGAATGTGCCCAGGACGGCTGGGATGAGGCCAGTGTGGGCCTGGGCTTGATCTCCATTCTCTGCTTTGCTGCGTCTACCTTCCC CCAGTTCATCAAAGCCTACAAGATGGGCAACATGGACCAGGCACTGTCCCTGTGGTTCCTCCTGGGCTGGATCGGCGGAGACTCCTGCAACCTCATCGGCTCCTTCCTTGCTGACCAGCTGCCCCTGCAG TCCTACACAGCTGTGTATTACGTCATGGCAGACCTGGTGATGCTGACGCTGTACTTTTACTACAAGTTCAGGAAACGCCCCTCTCCCT TGTCTGCCCCCATCAACTCCATGCTGCTATTCCTCATGGGGACGGCGTGCGCCACACCGCTGCTGAGCGCTGCTGGGCCCGTGGCTGCCCCGAGGGAAGGCTTCCGGGGACGGGCGCTCCTGTCCGTGGAGCCGGGCAGCAAG CCCTTCACCCGGCAGGAAATCATCGGCTTCGTCATCGGCTCCGTCTCCAGTGTGTTGTACCTGCTCTCCCGGCTGCCTCAGATCCGCACCAAC TTCCTCCGGAAGTCCACCCAGGGGATCTCCTACTCGCTGTTTGCGCTGGTGATGCTGGGGAACACGCTGTATGGGCTGAGCGTGCTGCTCAAAAACCCCGAGGAGGGCCAGAGCGAGGGCAGCTACCTGCTGCACCACCTGCCCTGGCTTGTAGGCAGCCTGGGCGTGCTGCTGCTCGACACCATC ATCTCCATCCAGTTCCTGGTGTACAGGCGCAGCGCCGCCGCCTCGGAGCTtgagcccctcctcctccccagctgA
- the SLC66A1 gene encoding lysosomal amino acid transporter 1 homolog isoform X4, translating into MPDTMQHGTLKLEKPCRPRNTSTLPPVQTRLAGRPSSTAMVWKKLGSRNFSSCPNGSIQWIWDVLGECAQDGWDEASVGLGLISILCFAASTFPQFIKAYKMGNMDQALSLWFLLGWIGGDSCNLIGSFLADQLPLQSYTAVYYVMADLVMLTLYFYYKFRKRPSPLSAPINSMLLFLMGTACATPLLSAAGPVAAPREGFRGRALLSVEPGSKPFTRQEIIGFVIGSVSSVLYLLSRLPQIRTNFLRKSTQGISYSLFALVMLGNTLYGLSVLLKNPEEGQSEGSYLLHHLPWLVGSLGVLLLDTIISIQFLVYRRSAAASELEPLLLPS; encoded by the exons AAGCCTTGCCGGCCTCGGAACACCAGCACCCTCCCTCCCGTGCAGACCCGCCTGGCCGGGCGCCCCTCCTCCACAGCCATGGTCTGGAAGAAACTGGGCTCCCGCAACTTCTCCAGCTGCCCTAATGGCTCCATCCAGTGGATATGGGATGTGCTGGGTGAATGTGCCCAGGACGGCTGGGATGAGGCCAGTGTGGGCCTGGGCTTGATCTCCATTCTCTGCTTTGCTGCGTCTACCTTCCC CCAGTTCATCAAAGCCTACAAGATGGGCAACATGGACCAGGCACTGTCCCTGTGGTTCCTCCTGGGCTGGATCGGCGGAGACTCCTGCAACCTCATCGGCTCCTTCCTTGCTGACCAGCTGCCCCTGCAG TCCTACACAGCTGTGTATTACGTCATGGCAGACCTGGTGATGCTGACGCTGTACTTTTACTACAAGTTCAGGAAACGCCCCTCTCCCT TGTCTGCCCCCATCAACTCCATGCTGCTATTCCTCATGGGGACGGCGTGCGCCACACCGCTGCTGAGCGCTGCTGGGCCCGTGGCTGCCCCGAGGGAAGGCTTCCGGGGACGGGCGCTCCTGTCCGTGGAGCCGGGCAGCAAG CCCTTCACCCGGCAGGAAATCATCGGCTTCGTCATCGGCTCCGTCTCCAGTGTGTTGTACCTGCTCTCCCGGCTGCCTCAGATCCGCACCAAC TTCCTCCGGAAGTCCACCCAGGGGATCTCCTACTCGCTGTTTGCGCTGGTGATGCTGGGGAACACGCTGTATGGGCTGAGCGTGCTGCTCAAAAACCCCGAGGAGGGCCAGAGCGAGGGCAGCTACCTGCTGCACCACCTGCCCTGGCTTGTAGGCAGCCTGGGCGTGCTGCTGCTCGACACCATC ATCTCCATCCAGTTCCTGGTGTACAGGCGCAGCGCCGCCGCCTCGGAGCTtgagcccctcctcctccccagctgA
- the SLC66A1 gene encoding lysosomal amino acid transporter 1 homolog isoform X7, whose translation MLAKLPEGGPSRRKGVFPWEARVPSRSCGQAELGLPIRKALSSHVGPESSDCPGIRRNQSHLFTAESRFVLTAGTDHQLIGTSWARSFPGSFAHLFCHCQSYTAVYYVMADLVMLTLYFYYKFRKRPSPLSAPINSMLLFLMGTACATPLLSAAGPVAAPREGFRGRALLSVEPGSKPFTRQEIIGFVIGSVSSVLYLLSRLPQIRTNFLRKSTQGISYSLFALVMLGNTLYGLSVLLKNPEEGQSEGSYLLHHLPWLVGSLGVLLLDTIISIQFLVYRRSAAASELEPLLLPS comes from the exons ATGCTGGCGAAGCTTCCAGAGGGTGGGCCCTCGAGGAGGAAAGGCGTTTTTCCGTGGGAGGCCCGGGTGCCATCCCGCTCCTGTGggcaggcagagctggggctCCCAATCAGGAAGGCATTGTCCTCCCACGTGGGACCAGAAAGTTCTGACTGCCCCGGCATCAGGCGAAACCAGAGCCATCTCTTCACCGCGGAGTCCCGCTTTGTCCTGACTGCTGGCACTGACCACCAGCTCATTGGCACTTCCTGGGCTAGATCCTTTCCTGGGTCTTTTGCCCACCTGTTCTGTCATTGCCAG TCCTACACAGCTGTGTATTACGTCATGGCAGACCTGGTGATGCTGACGCTGTACTTTTACTACAAGTTCAGGAAACGCCCCTCTCCCT TGTCTGCCCCCATCAACTCCATGCTGCTATTCCTCATGGGGACGGCGTGCGCCACACCGCTGCTGAGCGCTGCTGGGCCCGTGGCTGCCCCGAGGGAAGGCTTCCGGGGACGGGCGCTCCTGTCCGTGGAGCCGGGCAGCAAG CCCTTCACCCGGCAGGAAATCATCGGCTTCGTCATCGGCTCCGTCTCCAGTGTGTTGTACCTGCTCTCCCGGCTGCCTCAGATCCGCACCAAC TTCCTCCGGAAGTCCACCCAGGGGATCTCCTACTCGCTGTTTGCGCTGGTGATGCTGGGGAACACGCTGTATGGGCTGAGCGTGCTGCTCAAAAACCCCGAGGAGGGCCAGAGCGAGGGCAGCTACCTGCTGCACCACCTGCCCTGGCTTGTAGGCAGCCTGGGCGTGCTGCTGCTCGACACCATC ATCTCCATCCAGTTCCTGGTGTACAGGCGCAGCGCCGCCGCCTCGGAGCTtgagcccctcctcctccccagctgA
- the SLC66A1 gene encoding lysosomal amino acid transporter 1 homolog isoform X3, which translates to MHNPESGECVSRTLVAEDGGSVLQKPCRPRNTSTLPPVQTRLAGRPSSTAMVWKKLGSRNFSSCPNGSIQWIWDVLGECAQDGWDEASVGLGLISILCFAASTFPQFIKAYKMGNMDQALSLWFLLGWIGGDSCNLIGSFLADQLPLQSYTAVYYVMADLVMLTLYFYYKFRKRPSPLSAPINSMLLFLMGTACATPLLSAAGPVAAPREGFRGRALLSVEPGSKPFTRQEIIGFVIGSVSSVLYLLSRLPQIRTNFLRKSTQGISYSLFALVMLGNTLYGLSVLLKNPEEGQSEGSYLLHHLPWLVGSLGVLLLDTIISIQFLVYRRSAAASELEPLLLPS; encoded by the exons ATGCACAACCCAGAGTCGGGAGAGTGTGTTTCAAGGACACTGGTCGCAGAGGATGGTGGTAGCGTTCTTCAg AAGCCTTGCCGGCCTCGGAACACCAGCACCCTCCCTCCCGTGCAGACCCGCCTGGCCGGGCGCCCCTCCTCCACAGCCATGGTCTGGAAGAAACTGGGCTCCCGCAACTTCTCCAGCTGCCCTAATGGCTCCATCCAGTGGATATGGGATGTGCTGGGTGAATGTGCCCAGGACGGCTGGGATGAGGCCAGTGTGGGCCTGGGCTTGATCTCCATTCTCTGCTTTGCTGCGTCTACCTTCCC CCAGTTCATCAAAGCCTACAAGATGGGCAACATGGACCAGGCACTGTCCCTGTGGTTCCTCCTGGGCTGGATCGGCGGAGACTCCTGCAACCTCATCGGCTCCTTCCTTGCTGACCAGCTGCCCCTGCAG TCCTACACAGCTGTGTATTACGTCATGGCAGACCTGGTGATGCTGACGCTGTACTTTTACTACAAGTTCAGGAAACGCCCCTCTCCCT TGTCTGCCCCCATCAACTCCATGCTGCTATTCCTCATGGGGACGGCGTGCGCCACACCGCTGCTGAGCGCTGCTGGGCCCGTGGCTGCCCCGAGGGAAGGCTTCCGGGGACGGGCGCTCCTGTCCGTGGAGCCGGGCAGCAAG CCCTTCACCCGGCAGGAAATCATCGGCTTCGTCATCGGCTCCGTCTCCAGTGTGTTGTACCTGCTCTCCCGGCTGCCTCAGATCCGCACCAAC TTCCTCCGGAAGTCCACCCAGGGGATCTCCTACTCGCTGTTTGCGCTGGTGATGCTGGGGAACACGCTGTATGGGCTGAGCGTGCTGCTCAAAAACCCCGAGGAGGGCCAGAGCGAGGGCAGCTACCTGCTGCACCACCTGCCCTGGCTTGTAGGCAGCCTGGGCGTGCTGCTGCTCGACACCATC ATCTCCATCCAGTTCCTGGTGTACAGGCGCAGCGCCGCCGCCTCGGAGCTtgagcccctcctcctccccagctgA
- the SLC66A1 gene encoding lysosomal amino acid transporter 1 homolog isoform X2 has product MPDTMQHGTLKLEKPCRPRNTSTLPPVQTRLAGRPSSTAMVWKKLGSRNFSSCPNGSIQWIWDVLGECAQDGWDEASVGLGLISILCFAASTFPQFIKAYKMGNMDQALSLWFLLGWIGGDSCNLIGSFLADQLPLQSYTAVYYVMADLVMLTLYFYYKFRKRPSPLSAPINSMLLFLMGTACATPLLSAAGPVAAPREGFRGRALLSVEPGSKPFTRQEIIGFVIGSVSSVLYLLSRLPQIRTNARCGLPARLQETHVCLGGVGVQGKFLRKSTQGISYSLFALVMLGNTLYGLSVLLKNPEEGQSEGSYLLHHLPWLVGSLGVLLLDTIISIQFLVYRRSAAASELEPLLLPS; this is encoded by the exons AAGCCTTGCCGGCCTCGGAACACCAGCACCCTCCCTCCCGTGCAGACCCGCCTGGCCGGGCGCCCCTCCTCCACAGCCATGGTCTGGAAGAAACTGGGCTCCCGCAACTTCTCCAGCTGCCCTAATGGCTCCATCCAGTGGATATGGGATGTGCTGGGTGAATGTGCCCAGGACGGCTGGGATGAGGCCAGTGTGGGCCTGGGCTTGATCTCCATTCTCTGCTTTGCTGCGTCTACCTTCCC CCAGTTCATCAAAGCCTACAAGATGGGCAACATGGACCAGGCACTGTCCCTGTGGTTCCTCCTGGGCTGGATCGGCGGAGACTCCTGCAACCTCATCGGCTCCTTCCTTGCTGACCAGCTGCCCCTGCAG TCCTACACAGCTGTGTATTACGTCATGGCAGACCTGGTGATGCTGACGCTGTACTTTTACTACAAGTTCAGGAAACGCCCCTCTCCCT TGTCTGCCCCCATCAACTCCATGCTGCTATTCCTCATGGGGACGGCGTGCGCCACACCGCTGCTGAGCGCTGCTGGGCCCGTGGCTGCCCCGAGGGAAGGCTTCCGGGGACGGGCGCTCCTGTCCGTGGAGCCGGGCAGCAAG CCCTTCACCCGGCAGGAAATCATCGGCTTCGTCATCGGCTCCGTCTCCAGTGTGTTGTACCTGCTCTCCCGGCTGCCTCAGATCCGCACCAAC GCGCGATGTGGCCTGCCAGCCAGGCTGCAAGAGACCCATGTGTGTCTTGGAGGAGTAGGAGTTCAGGGGAAG TTCCTCCGGAAGTCCACCCAGGGGATCTCCTACTCGCTGTTTGCGCTGGTGATGCTGGGGAACACGCTGTATGGGCTGAGCGTGCTGCTCAAAAACCCCGAGGAGGGCCAGAGCGAGGGCAGCTACCTGCTGCACCACCTGCCCTGGCTTGTAGGCAGCCTGGGCGTGCTGCTGCTCGACACCATC ATCTCCATCCAGTTCCTGGTGTACAGGCGCAGCGCCGCCGCCTCGGAGCTtgagcccctcctcctccccagctgA
- the SLC66A1 gene encoding lysosomal amino acid transporter 1 homolog isoform X6 — MVWKKLGSRNFSSCPNGSIQWIWDVLGECAQDGWDEASVGLGLISILCFAASTFPQFIKAYKMGNMDQALSLWFLLGWIGGDSCNLIGSFLADQLPLQSYTAVYYVMADLVMLTLYFYYKFRKRPSPLSAPINSMLLFLMGTACATPLLSAAGPVAAPREGFRGRALLSVEPGSKPFTRQEIIGFVIGSVSSVLYLLSRLPQIRTNARCGLPARLQETHVCLGGVGVQGKFLRKSTQGISYSLFALVMLGNTLYGLSVLLKNPEEGQSEGSYLLHHLPWLVGSLGVLLLDTIISIQFLVYRRSAAASELEPLLLPS, encoded by the exons ATGGTCTGGAAGAAACTGGGCTCCCGCAACTTCTCCAGCTGCCCTAATGGCTCCATCCAGTGGATATGGGATGTGCTGGGTGAATGTGCCCAGGACGGCTGGGATGAGGCCAGTGTGGGCCTGGGCTTGATCTCCATTCTCTGCTTTGCTGCGTCTACCTTCCC CCAGTTCATCAAAGCCTACAAGATGGGCAACATGGACCAGGCACTGTCCCTGTGGTTCCTCCTGGGCTGGATCGGCGGAGACTCCTGCAACCTCATCGGCTCCTTCCTTGCTGACCAGCTGCCCCTGCAG TCCTACACAGCTGTGTATTACGTCATGGCAGACCTGGTGATGCTGACGCTGTACTTTTACTACAAGTTCAGGAAACGCCCCTCTCCCT TGTCTGCCCCCATCAACTCCATGCTGCTATTCCTCATGGGGACGGCGTGCGCCACACCGCTGCTGAGCGCTGCTGGGCCCGTGGCTGCCCCGAGGGAAGGCTTCCGGGGACGGGCGCTCCTGTCCGTGGAGCCGGGCAGCAAG CCCTTCACCCGGCAGGAAATCATCGGCTTCGTCATCGGCTCCGTCTCCAGTGTGTTGTACCTGCTCTCCCGGCTGCCTCAGATCCGCACCAAC GCGCGATGTGGCCTGCCAGCCAGGCTGCAAGAGACCCATGTGTGTCTTGGAGGAGTAGGAGTTCAGGGGAAG TTCCTCCGGAAGTCCACCCAGGGGATCTCCTACTCGCTGTTTGCGCTGGTGATGCTGGGGAACACGCTGTATGGGCTGAGCGTGCTGCTCAAAAACCCCGAGGAGGGCCAGAGCGAGGGCAGCTACCTGCTGCACCACCTGCCCTGGCTTGTAGGCAGCCTGGGCGTGCTGCTGCTCGACACCATC ATCTCCATCCAGTTCCTGGTGTACAGGCGCAGCGCCGCCGCCTCGGAGCTtgagcccctcctcctccccagctgA
- the SLC66A1 gene encoding lysosomal amino acid transporter 1 homolog isoform X1: MHNPESGECVSRTLVAEDGGSVLQKPCRPRNTSTLPPVQTRLAGRPSSTAMVWKKLGSRNFSSCPNGSIQWIWDVLGECAQDGWDEASVGLGLISILCFAASTFPQFIKAYKMGNMDQALSLWFLLGWIGGDSCNLIGSFLADQLPLQSYTAVYYVMADLVMLTLYFYYKFRKRPSPLSAPINSMLLFLMGTACATPLLSAAGPVAAPREGFRGRALLSVEPGSKPFTRQEIIGFVIGSVSSVLYLLSRLPQIRTNARCGLPARLQETHVCLGGVGVQGKFLRKSTQGISYSLFALVMLGNTLYGLSVLLKNPEEGQSEGSYLLHHLPWLVGSLGVLLLDTIISIQFLVYRRSAAASELEPLLLPS; encoded by the exons ATGCACAACCCAGAGTCGGGAGAGTGTGTTTCAAGGACACTGGTCGCAGAGGATGGTGGTAGCGTTCTTCAg AAGCCTTGCCGGCCTCGGAACACCAGCACCCTCCCTCCCGTGCAGACCCGCCTGGCCGGGCGCCCCTCCTCCACAGCCATGGTCTGGAAGAAACTGGGCTCCCGCAACTTCTCCAGCTGCCCTAATGGCTCCATCCAGTGGATATGGGATGTGCTGGGTGAATGTGCCCAGGACGGCTGGGATGAGGCCAGTGTGGGCCTGGGCTTGATCTCCATTCTCTGCTTTGCTGCGTCTACCTTCCC CCAGTTCATCAAAGCCTACAAGATGGGCAACATGGACCAGGCACTGTCCCTGTGGTTCCTCCTGGGCTGGATCGGCGGAGACTCCTGCAACCTCATCGGCTCCTTCCTTGCTGACCAGCTGCCCCTGCAG TCCTACACAGCTGTGTATTACGTCATGGCAGACCTGGTGATGCTGACGCTGTACTTTTACTACAAGTTCAGGAAACGCCCCTCTCCCT TGTCTGCCCCCATCAACTCCATGCTGCTATTCCTCATGGGGACGGCGTGCGCCACACCGCTGCTGAGCGCTGCTGGGCCCGTGGCTGCCCCGAGGGAAGGCTTCCGGGGACGGGCGCTCCTGTCCGTGGAGCCGGGCAGCAAG CCCTTCACCCGGCAGGAAATCATCGGCTTCGTCATCGGCTCCGTCTCCAGTGTGTTGTACCTGCTCTCCCGGCTGCCTCAGATCCGCACCAAC GCGCGATGTGGCCTGCCAGCCAGGCTGCAAGAGACCCATGTGTGTCTTGGAGGAGTAGGAGTTCAGGGGAAG TTCCTCCGGAAGTCCACCCAGGGGATCTCCTACTCGCTGTTTGCGCTGGTGATGCTGGGGAACACGCTGTATGGGCTGAGCGTGCTGCTCAAAAACCCCGAGGAGGGCCAGAGCGAGGGCAGCTACCTGCTGCACCACCTGCCCTGGCTTGTAGGCAGCCTGGGCGTGCTGCTGCTCGACACCATC ATCTCCATCCAGTTCCTGGTGTACAGGCGCAGCGCCGCCGCCTCGGAGCTtgagcccctcctcctccccagctgA